The Bdellovibrio bacteriovorus DNA window CTACACGAATAACACAGTCAAAACCTTCGCGGACAAGGTCCACTCGACGATCCGTGCTGCTTAATTCGATCTCAATACACGGGTGGGCTTTCAAAAATTCCGGAAGCCGCGGAACGATCAAATTTTTTGCTATACCTGTCGACATATCGACACGAATTCGTCCCGACAGGCGACCCGCGTCTTTCTTAAACAGCGAATCCAGTTCCTCAATATCCGCCAGAAGATCTTTGCATCGCTCATAGTAAGTCATTCCGTCTTGGGTCATCTGAACTCGACGGGTGGTGCGATGAAGAAGTCTGGTGCCCGTATCCGCCTCAAGCTGTTGGATGATATTAGAAATATGGGCCTTGGACATTCCAAGGCTTTCTGCCGCTTTTACGAAGCTCGATAATTCGCTCACGCGCATGTAGACCTTCATAGCTTCTATACGATCCATCTCATCCTCGATTGTTCAGTAATAGTGAACAGTGTATCAAAAATATCGGTGTTTATCAATTATGGCAAACTTCCTAAAATAAAAATGTAACCAGGACTATTCAAAAGGAGTTTGTTATGAAAATCGCAATTATCACTGGTGGCAGCCGAGGGTTGGGTAAGAATACCGCATTGAAGCTAGCTCAAAAAGGGACCGACGTAATCTTGACTTATCATTCTAAGAAAGCCGAGGCAGACCAAGTCGTGGCCGAGATTGAAAGACAAGGACGTAAGGCCGTGGCCTTGCCTCTTAACGCTGGAGCGGTGGAGAGTTTTGAAGCCTTTGCCGTGGCAGTTCGTCAGGTTTTAAAAGAAAAATGGAATCGTACGGACTTTGACTTTCTTATTAACAATGCAGGAACGGCTCTTGAGGCTTCGATCCTGGAGACCACCGCCGAGGACTTCGATAAGTTGGTCAATGTTCATCTGAAAGGTCCTTTCTTTTTAACTCAAAAGCTTCTTCCCCTTATGAAAGACGGCGGGCGCATTGTGAATATCTCTTCGGGGCTAGCTCGTTTCGCCTTACCAGGTAAAGCGGCTTATGCTTCGATGAAAGGCGCGATCGAAGTTCTGACTCGCTATATGGCGAAAGAATTCGGAGCCCGTGGCATCGCTGCCAATGTCGTAGCGCCAGGAGCCATTGAGACTGATTTTGGTGGGGGCGTGGTTCGGGATAATCCTGAAGTAAATAAATTCATCGCATCCCAAACGGCCTTAGGAAGAGTCGGCGTTCCCGATGATATTGGGGGCGTGATTGCCTCCCTTCTTTCTGAAGATAATGCCTGGATCAATGCTCAACGAATTGAAGCTTCCGGTGGGATGTTTCTTTAATTAATCTGCACACGGAGCGGGTGTCATGGTGAGGTTGCGATAAGCGACCTCACCGGTTGAACAACCTTCGTCTGCGGAATTGACTTCTCCGGCCAAGTAGTCGGAAGTTAAAATCAAAGAGCTCGATTTTTTAATAAGCGAAGTCTTTCCTCCATCACACTCCACCAAGAAATCACCGCCCTTATCGAATTGATAGGCAACGGTTGAAAATTTCAAAGTCTTTGATTGAGCACGAAGGTGAAGATGGGGAGGTGTTTCGACGCCCTCGGCATCGACTGATTTCTCGTCTTGATAGATGAGTTGGGCCGCCTGAGCCTTCTCTGATTTTCCACTTTCTGTTTTAATCGTGATACTTTGGGGATTTGAAGCTTTGAAGCAAGAAACTTTGCCGTAAGAGATGCTCGTAAAGAGAAGCACGAAAGCGAAAAGTGACTTCATAAAGGCCTCCTTCGGGGACCCATTTAGGCTAGTGGCGAAGCATGAAGAAGTACTGAAGATTCTTTCGCGCCTATCAAATGACAAAGTTTTTGAAAGAATAAAGACGGGAAGTCCCGTCCTCATTCTTATTCGTCCAAAATTTTAATTGTGCCGGCTTTAGCATCAATGCGAACGCGCATGCCGGACTTAATTCGTTTTGTTAATCCCGGGATGCTGACGATCGCCGGTATTCCCATTTCACGGGCGACAATGGCCGAGTGAGAAAGCAAACTTCCACGCTCTACTAAAAGACCCGAGATCGCCGGATAAAGAGGAACCCATCCTGGATCCGTGCGAGCTGTCACTAGAATCTCACCGTTCAGTTCCAAGTTATCACTTGGATTTAAGATGACCTTGACGACACCTTCAAGAACTCCTGGGCAGCACGGCAGACCTTTTAAATCATAGTCGCCAGATTCAGCGACTTGCGGAATTTCTTCTTTAATAAACGTGTTATCCCAATAAACAGCTCCGCGAGTCATCACGCGTGGGTCGGTCTCTTCACTGAATTGACCGTAGTCTTTTTTGCGAAGTTCGATAATGCCTTTTAAGTTGTACGAAGGCAGGGTGCCGTTGTAAATCCCGAAGACCTCCTCGATCGTTAGCCAGAAGATATCGCGAGGTTGTTCGAGCGCGCTCATCGTCGCCAGATCTTCCCCAATAGTTTGGAAAATCGTGCGGGCAATACCGTAAATACGGGTGCGGGCAAAGCGCGTGTTCTCGCGGTTTTTCACAGCTTTACGGGCGTGTTTCAGAACCCAGAAATAAAATTTCTTTTTAAAGCCTGTCAGATGCGAAGCCACTTTGGCTTCGGCTTGAGCACGCAATGACTTTTCGTGAGAGTCATCGTGAATTTCAGTCTGACCTGACTTCAAATAGTTTTTCAAACAGACAAAGAGATAACTTGGATCTGTTAGAAGATCGATCTCTTCAAGTTTCATCTCACTCATACAGCGGAAGCCGTACTTATCGAGATAATCCAGAACCGACTTATAAAACTCTTGATAGGGCGACTGATTTAAGGCCTCAAGACCCTCTGCGGGGTCGATGGTTTCGATAAGTTTGCGCAAGTCAGGATTTTGCGCGGCTTTATTGGCTAAACGCAAAAGAGCCTTCGTCGGTTCGGCACTTTCAAGACCGCCTTCACCAGCTAAAAGATCATTTTGAATGGTCGAATCCAAATCTTTCAACCACGTCGTCGTCAGTTTACGCAAAAGACCGAAGTGAACCATGCACAAGAAGTCATTGATGATCGGGGCTTTCCAGCGACCCAACATATTTCGTTCAAGCTCCATGTAAATGCGAATCAGCTGGTCGCCACGCATGCGCTTAAGGGGAAGACTTCGGTACTTGTCATAGTCGCGATGGAAAGTCGCTAAAAAGTCATCCACCGTGCTTTGAATGGTGAAGTGATATTTTATGAAATTGAATCCTGTGATGGCTTTGCGGATGCGACCACTGAAAGTGTCCCACGAAGGGTGCGGTTTAATGCGATCCGCGATTTCTTCGCTGAGCGCTTCAGAAACTCCCATCATGGTTTCCATGAACTCACGGTTTTGTTTGAAACCGGGAAGCACGCCGACAAGCTTGTACCAGTTGAAAAGATTGTAGTAAACGCGACCGTTCAAAGATCCCAGCATGTAACCTAAGTAAGAGTCCATGTCTTTGATGATTTCATTCGGTACACCTAAGACTTCACAGAACTGCACATACACGGCTTTATAGTTACGAAGAGCGAAACTAAAACTCAGTGGCGATGTCAAACCACCGTACGACTCGATGATATTTGAGTTGTCCCAAAGATTCGGATAGCCAATCAAATCAGCCTGTAACGTCGTCACGGGACGAGTTTGTAAAATATAGATCTTACCACCTTCAATGGCCCATTCGATATCTTGCGGACGGTGATACTGTTCTTGAATTTTATGTCCAAGGCGATAGAGCTTAGAAAGCTCCTCTTGAGTCAAAGAAGCGGTGTTCACAAGATTGCTTGGAACAGGCAAAGTCGAACAATGACCCGATGAAGACTTCTTCATCATCTCTTTTTTCTCGACGACTTCTTCTTTTAGCAGTTTGCCGCTGTGTGCTTCCAGCCAGAAAGAATCCGCATCCAGGGTTCCTGACACCAGTCCTTCACCGACACCATAGACGGAAGAAACGACATAGCGATCGATTTTCTTTTCGACCGGGTCACAGGTGAAAAGAACACCGGACTTATCCGGGTCAATCATGCGCTGTAGAACCACCGACACAGAAATTTTCTGAAGGTCAATGCCATTTTCCAAGCGATAGACCAAGCTTCGTTCGGAAAAAGCCGAAATCCAGCACTGACGAATGTATTTAAGAATATCTTCTTTGCCAGAGACATAAAGATAGCTTGAAAGCTGGCCCGCGAAAGAATGCGAAAGACTGTCTTCATCAGCGGCCGACGAACGCACGGAAAATACGTTGTTTGCGCCCAAATCTTTTAAGGCTTTATCCAGGGATTCTGAAAGGTTCTTAGAAAGATCGGTTTTTTCAAAGAGAGCCCGAACCTCCGCCTCGGCTTGCAGGGGAGTGAGTTCTTTCGCCGAAAGACGTTGCATGATCAGCGACAAGGTCGTTTTTACGGATGGCGACGCCAGAAACTCTTGGAAGAATCTTTTACCGAACACGACCCATTCGGGAACGGGAAGTCCTGCTTGCGACATGAGGTAAAGATTAAAGCCTTTTCCTCCGGCTTCGTTTTTAGCAAAGAACAGTGTTGATTTCGGAGTTACAAGCATAGTTAGGATCTCCACATATAGATCACTAGGGCATAGTGAAGCAGCAAATAAACCCCAGAAATCGCGCGGAAGAACTGCGCGGCAGGGGTGGTTTTTTTAATAATATAAATCAAACTTAAAATCACATAAGCCGACAAAGAAACGAGCCAAATCCAGTGAGGCTGAAGGTAGTAAACAACACCCACTCCAAGAATCGCTTGGCTGAGTGAAAGGGCTAAAGCTCCTTTGTCCGTAAAGATATTGGAGTAAGAAGGCACGTGCGGTCTTTCCTCAGAGCTCGCGAAAGTTTTTCGCGCGAACTCAAAAAGATTGAAAAACGCCCAGTTCATAAAAATAAATATCAGTAGCGGCAAGGTGAGTTCTTGCGGATTCACACCCGTCATAGCGACACCACTAGAAAGTCCTAAGAGCACGCTCACAAAGGTGTGGGTCACGGCATAGGTCGTTAAGTGGGGACGTAGCGTCTCGCCAATGAAAAACTCTTCGTACATCAAAAGACTATAACCAATGGCCGCAGCGTGAATCAGAAGAGAATAAACTCCTAAAGTGCTTGCCAGGCCCATCTCGAAAATAATTAAGAAAAGAAGCGCCACCTTCACTTGTCGGACCGTCAAAATCCCGCGCGCCAGCGGACGGGTGGGATTGACTTTCAGATCCACTTCATAGTCTTTGATCTCGTCAAAAAGACGCATGCGGAAAAAGAAAGAAAGCATCAAAAGGAAGACGCCAGCAAAGCGTCCCCAATTCCATTCCAGCCCCAGAGTGGAGGAAAAGAAAAGCCCGTTCGCCCATGAGAAAAGAAATATCATGGGCACATAAGAAGCCGGACTGAATCTTTCTTTAATTAAAATCCACCAATTAGCCAATAATCACCTCGGGATCATTCAATTGATCGCGCAGAACTTTGTATTCCACCTTCGAGTGATGGCGAGGATCCATCGGGATCTTTTTAACGAACTTAATCTGATCGACGGGAATTTTATTCTTTTCAAAAACACGGCGGATTTCTTTTTTCGCCGCTTCAAAGTCAAAGGACTTGCTGTCGATCTCCTGTTTTAACTCGACAACGGCATAAGTCGCCTGACCCAGCGAAGAATCCGGTACTCCTAAGAAAGCACAGCGATAAGTAAAATCAAAACGCTTTAAAAGAACTTCTGAGCGCACTGGGAAGTAGTACTTTCCAGCTCTTTCGATCGCGTTATTGACCCGACCCACGATCCAAAGATTTTTGTCAGAATCGATGTAGGCCAAGTCCCCCGTGCGATGCCATACCCGGTCTTTTTCATCTAAGATCTTAGTCGTTTTAAAAGCATCGGGATTATTATAGTAATCGCGGCAGACGTGGTCACCGGTACAGATAAATTCACCGATCTCTCCATTCGGCACTTCGATTTTCTGCCATGGAGAATCTTTCAAATCCACAGGGCCATCTTTGATACGGATGAACTTGAAGTCGATGTCTTCACTGATGTGGCCGACGTTAACACCTTCTTCGATAATTTCGGGATCGGTGATCTTGCTTTCTTTTAGCATGTCGCGGCCCTCGATGTGAGCCATCGGTTCTGCTTCTGTCGAACCGTATAAAATCCAAAGCTCAGTTTGTGGGGCAATGTCATAGAAAGCTTTGACGTCATCTTTAGAAATAGGCGCACCACCGGTCACGACACGACGAAGTCCCTTTAAGATGATATTCTTTTCTTTGCAGTAACGAGCTAATCCCACAAGCATGCTTGGAGACAATGTCGTACAGTTGATGTTTTCATTGAGAATCTGACACGCCAAAATAGCCGAATCTCTTTCAGACGGAGCTGCTAAATCCAGAGCGGGTAATACCGTCGTCACACCCGAAGCCAAGTTATTCAAACTGAAGATCGGGAAGGCTGGCATGTCTTTGTCGACTTCCGTATAAGGAATCACATGCGAAAGGGCGTGATGTTGCGCTGACAGAAATCGATGTGTGCGGTTAGCTCCTTTCGGTTTCCCCGTTGAGCCGGTCGTAAATGTAATCAAAGCCGTGAACTCGCTTTCTACAGCAGCAATAGGCGAAGGATCTTTTTTCAAAAGCTCCTCGAAGCGGTGAGTGCACTTATCACCCGGCCCATACATAATTCGAATAGGCATGGATTGAAATTCGGGAACCTGGTTTACAAGTTCAAAAGCCATATTGAAACTAATCATGGCTTTGGGGCCAACACATTCCGCCGATGCTCCCAAGTGATGACTGCGGGCCCAAGAATCCAGAAATACGGCGATCGCACCAATGCGTTGTACGGCAAACATGGCCGTATACATATCCAGGCTCATTGGTAAGAAGATGATGACGCGATCTCCTTTTTGAATACCGATATCTAAAAGTCCGCGTGCGAAAGAGTTAATTCTTGCGGCAAAATGTTTGTAAGTAATTTGATCATGCTTCAAAGGGGTGTGAGGATTTCCATCCCACTTCGCTAAGGTCTCACGCGAAACCCACGAAAGCGCCACGCGGTCCGGGAATTCGCGTAAGTGTTTTTCCATGTAGCTGATCACGTTGTTGCGCTCATCAGCGCCCGGATAGTAACCGATTTTTTCAGAAGGGTGGGACATTCCTGGTTTCTCCTGCAAAACTTTTAAGATGTCTTGAATATGCGACCATAGAAGGCTGTGACCAGCTTTGGCCGTTTTCACGATTTTGTGTGCGGGGTATTGAGTGACGATTTGGTTTTGAATCGACTCGTCCGTGATTTTGTCGTCACTTCCATAGACTACGGTGACGGGTGTCTTGACGACGTCTTTTGAAGTCCACGGGTTGTCCTGCATTTTCATTTTATTGAAGGCCGTTTTCTGCCAAAGATTCCAATCAAAACGCTCGGTGATCTTTTGTAAATATGGATGATCCGCGAGGGACCAAGGATGAAAAAGATCTTTAAGGAACGAGTCTTTGGATTTAGCAAAGTTCGATTTAATAAGGGCGTCCCCTAATACCGGAAGCTTTAATAAAGCGCCAGCGATAGGTGAAATCTCACGCTCGGGTTTCAAATAGGGTGTGACCAGAATCACTTGTTCGACGTATTTTTCGTAAGCGGGCAAGGTTTTTAAAATACGATAGCCACCCCACGAATGCCCTAAAAGAATTTTCTTCGATGAATCTTGAGTCAGAAGATTCAACCATTCATCACTGTCGGCTTTCACCGCGTGAAGGTTGTAACCTAAAGGTTGAACGGCCTCTTTAAGAAGAGTCCAATCTTCGGGATGGCCGGGGTTTCCGTGCAAAGCAATGATGGTTTTCATATCTTTATTCCTCGCAGGCGTAGCTTGTAAAAATCGATAAGACCGGGATTGGAGCGATACACGGTCTGGTCTGTTTTAGAATTTTCAATACCTTGGATTTTCTGAGTGCGTGCAATTTCTTGCAGCACTTCCGTCGCCGCGGCCGTTTCCAGCCGCGCGGCATTTTTTAATGACTCCAAATAATTCTTTTTATTGGAAGGTACTTCGACGACTTTCAGTAGTGAGCCGTCATCTAGTTTTGAAGTCATTTCATGGATAGAGAAACCAAAAGAGGTTCCGAAAAGATGCGCCCAAAAGTCACACATCAATCCGCGCTGGTGGGGAAGCAAACCATGATGAATATTGATGCAGCCGATTTTGGGAATGCTTAAAAGACGCTTCTTAAAAAAAGAACGGGTTCGCGCATTTAAAATCACATCGGGCTCTAATGAAGAAAGAAACTTTATTGTTTCTTCAGAATTGATATCTTTAATAACCCAGACTTTTTTACCTAAGGCTTCATAACGTTTTTGTTTGCGCGCTAACGAGTTATCCAAGCTGTTTTTAAGAAGATGCCAACCCATGAGCGGGCCAGCGCCAGAAAGCATCAAAAGAAACGCTTTGAGGTAAATGTCGGCACTGCGGTTATCGATAACAACAAGCCCTTGCACGTAAGGGTTGTTGGCCAAGCCGAGTGTTAAGTCATCATAGTTATCCGGCACGAATGTCACGGCCGAAGTGATAACTAGGGTTTTCATGAAACTACCTCGATGCGTTCCAGAAGTTAAACAAACTGTGTTCCTGGACTTATATCGACAGATTTCGACCCGACCAAAAGAGAGTCGGCGTATTTACCGACAAAGGTCTAGCTGTCTCATATCTAAGATTGAGACATCAAGGCTGTATTCGAAATTAGGAAGGCTAAGAACTTAACCGAGTCTTTCCAAACGTGAAATATCAATACGATTCCAAAGCCAAAGGATGAAGACGATAGCAAAAAGAATTGTGACTAAGCGAAGCGCGCGACGCTTGTCCATCTGGAAATTTTCAGTCAGGCCGACGGCCATGAGTAATGCCGTGAAAGCAAAACCTACTAAAGTGATCGGCGGAATGATTTCGGAACCCACTTGGAAGACGAAGAAAGGAATATTAGCAAAAAGAATCAGTGTAAAAATCTTGCGCAAAGAGCAAGTGCGCTTTTCATAAACTTGGAAGTAGTAATAAATAAACAGAGCCCCGATAAAAGTCGTCGTCACGCCAACAAGGGGAGAGATAATAAATCCACCCATCAAACGGAAGAAGTTCGGTGGTACAAGCCCGGTCAAAACCCCTGAGGCCATCGAAAGAACTACTAAGGTCACGATCAATGTTGTCCAATTCCAGTCCGGCAAAGTTTTGATTTTTTCAATCGGGTGACGAAGGTAGTTCACGATGTAACGAAGAACTTCTTTGGCATTGTCGGAGTGAGCACCGGGAGTAACGTCTCTGTAGTCAGTCATACCGCTATTGCATCACTAGCGCAGGACTTTAGCAAGGGGATTTACAGAGAGTCTCTTAAGTCCATCTCTGCCAATGTTTGGGCACGAGTTAACAAACGGTGACTGTTCTCAAGGGCAGTTTTAGTGTTGGCACCTAGCACGTTCAGGGAGGCCAGCTTCTTGTTCTTCGCGGATTGACGATGAAGAGAATAAGAAAGTTCCAGTAAAAGTGAGGCCGAACTTGCGGGAATTTCGATGACCTCTTTCGGGACCGGATAAGCTTTAAGCGATAAGGCGCGAGGATCTTCCGCGCCCACATCGGCTAGCTCCGTAATACTGATCACGCTCAAGGAACGGCGCGAAGCTAAGAGATCAGAAAACTCTTCCATCGTGGGAGCATCTAAAACCAAATGAAACCGACGTTGATTTTTTTCTTGCTGCTCGAGGAACTGACGAAAGCGTTCTTTACGTTGCTCGGCATTTTTCCACGGAAGATGCAGAGTGAAAACTTCATAGCCATGTTCCGCCAAGAACACGGTATAGATATTCCAGTACTTGCTAAAATAAAAGAGTGAGCGCGGACCGGTGACAAAAAGAAGAGGCCAGCGGGTTAACAGGCAATTCGGTTTTAATTCAAAAGGGATTTCTTGGCGGGCTCGGGCGCGATTTGAAAAAATCGCTAAGCCCAAAATGAAAACTAAAAGACTTAAAGAAAATACTATGACATCCACGTCCCCATTATAGGGACGTAGTCAGGCGAAAGGCAAAGTCAAAGGAGTTTTTGTCAGCTGTACGGTTCACCATAGCCGAACGGGCACTGACTTCCGCACCCAAAGAAAGATTCTTGTGCACCTGAGCGGCAAATCCCGAAGAGATCACCAACGACGGAGTGGTGTCATTCACATCGATATTGCGAGTCGGGTCGGTGAAACGCATAAAACGATTTGAAAGGCCGGCGCTTAAAGAATAGTTCCAAATACTTTCTAATCTGTTCGTGTATCCCAGTTTCAGATCGAACTCTTTCAACGAGAGTTCTTCAGCCCCTGAAGACGTGACACCATAATTTCTAAAAACACCTTCCGAATACCAATTCGGCGAGAACAGATCCATTCCCATCGACAGTTGAATGCCGCTAGCATGGCGATTGAAGTTTTTGTTTTGAGTCGCAATATTCGTGAAAGTATTCACGTAGCCAATGCCAGCATGCAAGCGCACGTCATCGAACGAGCTTGTCTGTTTTGCCGCCATGACATTTTTCTTAGAGCTGAGTTCATCCAGAAGCTGGTCATAGGAAACTTCTTCATAGTCAGAAGAGGAAGCGGCCTGGACCAAAGTGGAAGATGAGAACACCGAAAAAACGATCAAAACGAATTGGAGTGCTTTAGATATTTGCATTCCTTGATTCTAGCAAGGCTTTGTCATTTTTCATAAAATCATCTTTCGTTCTAGACCTCTTTATTGGCACACTAGAAGTATGTTTCCGAACTTTCGCCAACATCACAATTGTTACTGCGCCTTTTGCAAATCGCCTCGTCGCATTTATCGTAAAAGAAGTATTTCTTTGATGAATGTGTTGGGGAGTGCGTTGGCATCGGTCGTTATGATGTTCGCTATCTGGCAGCAGTTTGACCCCCGCGTGATGATTGTTTTCGTGGTGTGCTTGGCTTTTTCCGAAGTCTTCGTGAAAATCCGTTGGCGTCTTTCCGTGGTGTGCCGAGCCTGCGGATTTGATCCCGTTCTTTACACCAAAGATCCGCAAGCGGCGGCGGATAAAGTTCGTTTTCAATTGGATGTTCGCAAGCAGGATCCTAAGTATCTTCTTGCGAAGCCGTTAAATTTGCCCGCAATCCCTGCAGAGAAAGCGAAAGCTCTTCAAGAAAAGGGAAAAGGGCGCTTAGTCTCTCGCTCCATTTGATCTAAAGATTGCCAGGCCGATCGGTTTATGCCAGTTTAAAGGGGCATGAAAACACTGATCGTTATTCCTACGTACAATGAAAAAGAAAACATCCAGGCGATTATCCCGGCCGTTCTTGCGCAAAATTTAGGCGTTGAGATTTTAGTTGTTGATGACAACTCTCCGGATGGTACCGGTGCCATTGTTCGTGAAATGCAAAAGAATATTCCGCAACTGCATTTGTTATCTCGTCCCGGTAAACAGGGTTTGGGAAAAGCATATATTGCAGGTTTTCGTTGGGGTATGGATCATGGCTTTGACGCGATCACAGAAATGGATGCTGACTTTTCTCACCGCCCGGAAGATCTGGGCCCGCTTCTTAAGAAATTAGAAACCCATGATTTCGCCGTAGGTTCTCGTTATGTTGAAGGCGGCCGCACCGTGAACTGGGGAATTTTGCGTAAGATTATTTCTCGTGGCGGCGGTATTTACGCTCGCTTGATCTTAGGCTTCCCGCTGAACGATTGGACGGGGGGCTTTAATGCCTGGAAAAAAGAAGTTCTTCACGCGATTGATCTTTCGACTGTGGAATCAAACGGATACAGCTTTCAAATCGAATTGAAATACAAAGCGATGAAAAAAGGTTTTAAAGGTGCCGAGTCTCCGATTGTGTTTGAAGACCGTCGTGTGGGACAAAGTAAAATGTCTTTAAAAATCGTGATTGAGGCCTTCTATCGTGTTTGGCTTATGCGCTTTAAGTAAGAGTCTTGCGGCTCTTACTTTTCTGCTATTTCTTCCTCTTTTTTCCTGGGCGCAAGCTCAACAGGCGACCGTCATTTTGGATGGCGCCTTGGTTTATCAAGATGCAGATTTCGATGCTCCGGTGATCGCGACCTTAAAGCGAGGTGCCGTTCACAGTATTTCCAAAGGTAAAAAAGGTCCTTTCTATAAAATCCGCATTAAGCCGGGTTCTGTCGGTTGGATTTCCGACACGGATATCAAGCCGGGAGTTTACAAATTAGAAACTCCGAAGGAAGAATCGCGAGCAGAAAAAAAAGACGAAAAAAGAAAACCGTTTTTTGCCACTCGCTATCGTGGTCCCGCATTGGATTTTATCAATTTCACCGAGGACACTTTAGGTCAGGAGCGCTCTGAGTTTCTTCCTTTTTACGGGGTTAAATTCAATGGGTTTAATACGATTTTCACGGGCGAAATTTATACAGAAGGAAATATCCTTTTTCATATCGGGGCTCCGAAATACTATTCGGACTATACGGGAAAAGGGTCTGACGGGTTTATTTTCTTAGCAGATTTTTTATTTCAAACGGTTCTTCCTCAAGGGAAAAACGCGATCTTCTTTTATGGTTTTGGTCCGATGTTTAAGTACTCCCACTTTACCTTGGAAGTTCCTAACGGGACAAAGACGCTCAGTTATTCAGCAGATGATATGTCGCTGGGAGCTGTTTTTGATTTGGGCCTTTCATGGCGCTTAGGTCGCTACTCGTTAAGGACAGATGCCAAATATTATTGGGAACGAACGAAGTATTATGGCTTCGGTTTGAATCTGGGTTGGGAATTCTAATCTAACAATAACGCATTGCAAATTTACTGGCAGGTGACACAAGGGATGTTACATCGAGACCTCGTTGAGGGGGCTTTTTCGTGCGTTCTTTTTTAATCATCGCGTCCGTTCTATTTTCCATTTCTTCTTTTGCCGCAGACATTGAGCCTTACTTTGAATCCCTGAAACAGACGGGCGTGAATTATGAACCCGACGGAGCGATTTGCGAACAAGTCGCAAAGCTTCGCTACCGCGGTGAATATCCTGACGCTCAGTTTTTGATCACCACCGGAGTTGAATACAGTACGGGAGATCGCACCTTGGGCGAACTTGATATTGTGGTTATCGACCGTGGAACGCAGAAAGTGATTTTAGTCAGCGAAGTGAAGTGTTGGAAGAACTTCCAACAAGCATTGGATAAAGCAAAATCGCAACGTTTGCGCTTTCAATGGAACCTAGAAAAACATCCCCAACAAATGCGCTTTGATTCTTATGAGGGACTTCCGTTTTCCGTTTCTCAATTTGACGGTTCCACGCAGTACCGTTCGCTTTCTCAAGCAGGAGGCGTCAACAAGGGTTTTGATGCAGAGCTAGAACTGACGCTTTCAGAGCTAAAACAGCTTCGCATGAAACTGCTTAAATGCCAGGCCTGGGGTGAATGTCGTCGCCCTGAATAAGGACGGACGATTTTTACTTAATACGCACCGCGCCAGGGTGGACTTGCTGGCGCTCC harbors:
- a CDS encoding SDR family NAD(P)-dependent oxidoreductase; its protein translation is MKIAIITGGSRGLGKNTALKLAQKGTDVILTYHSKKAEADQVVAEIERQGRKAVALPLNAGAVESFEAFAVAVRQVLKEKWNRTDFDFLINNAGTALEASILETTAEDFDKLVNVHLKGPFFLTQKLLPLMKDGGRIVNISSGLARFALPGKAAYASMKGAIEVLTRYMAKEFGARGIAANVVAPGAIETDFGGGVVRDNPEVNKFIASQTALGRVGVPDDIGGVIASLLSEDNAWINAQRIEASGGMFL
- a CDS encoding phosphoenolpyruvate synthase encodes the protein MLVTPKSTLFFAKNEAGGKGFNLYLMSQAGLPVPEWVVFGKRFFQEFLASPSVKTTLSLIMQRLSAKELTPLQAEAEVRALFEKTDLSKNLSESLDKALKDLGANNVFSVRSSAADEDSLSHSFAGQLSSYLYVSGKEDILKYIRQCWISAFSERSLVYRLENGIDLQKISVSVVLQRMIDPDKSGVLFTCDPVEKKIDRYVVSSVYGVGEGLVSGTLDADSFWLEAHSGKLLKEEVVEKKEMMKKSSSGHCSTLPVPSNLVNTASLTQEELSKLYRLGHKIQEQYHRPQDIEWAIEGGKIYILQTRPVTTLQADLIGYPNLWDNSNIIESYGGLTSPLSFSFALRNYKAVYVQFCEVLGVPNEIIKDMDSYLGYMLGSLNGRVYYNLFNWYKLVGVLPGFKQNREFMETMMGVSEALSEEIADRIKPHPSWDTFSGRIRKAITGFNFIKYHFTIQSTVDDFLATFHRDYDKYRSLPLKRMRGDQLIRIYMELERNMLGRWKAPIINDFLCMVHFGLLRKLTTTWLKDLDSTIQNDLLAGEGGLESAEPTKALLRLANKAAQNPDLRKLIETIDPAEGLEALNQSPYQEFYKSVLDYLDKYGFRCMSEMKLEEIDLLTDPSYLFVCLKNYLKSGQTEIHDDSHEKSLRAQAEAKVASHLTGFKKKFYFWVLKHARKAVKNRENTRFARTRIYGIARTIFQTIGEDLATMSALEQPRDIFWLTIEEVFGIYNGTLPSYNLKGIIELRKKDYGQFSEETDPRVMTRGAVYWDNTFIKEEIPQVAESGDYDLKGLPCCPGVLEGVVKVILNPSDNLELNGEILVTARTDPGWVPLYPAISGLLVERGSLLSHSAIVAREMGIPAIVSIPGLTKRIKSGMRVRIDAKAGTIKILDE
- a CDS encoding UbiA family prenyltransferase, with product MANWWILIKERFSPASYVPMIFLFSWANGLFFSSTLGLEWNWGRFAGVFLLMLSFFFRMRLFDEIKDYEVDLKVNPTRPLARGILTVRQVKVALLFLIIFEMGLASTLGVYSLLIHAAAIGYSLLMYEEFFIGETLRPHLTTYAVTHTFVSVLLGLSSGVAMTGVNPQELTLPLLIFIFMNWAFFNLFEFARKTFASSEERPHVPSYSNIFTDKGALALSLSQAILGVGVVYYLQPHWIWLVSLSAYVILSLIYIIKKTTPAAQFFRAISGVYLLLHYALVIYMWRS
- a CDS encoding alpha/beta fold hydrolase; protein product: MKTIIALHGNPGHPEDWTLLKEAVQPLGYNLHAVKADSDEWLNLLTQDSSKKILLGHSWGGYRILKTLPAYEKYVEQVILVTPYLKPEREISPIAGALLKLPVLGDALIKSNFAKSKDSFLKDLFHPWSLADHPYLQKITERFDWNLWQKTAFNKMKMQDNPWTSKDVVKTPVTVVYGSDDKITDESIQNQIVTQYPAHKIVKTAKAGHSLLWSHIQDILKVLQEKPGMSHPSEKIGYYPGADERNNVISYMEKHLREFPDRVALSWVSRETLAKWDGNPHTPLKHDQITYKHFAARINSFARGLLDIGIQKGDRVIIFLPMSLDMYTAMFAVQRIGAIAVFLDSWARSHHLGASAECVGPKAMISFNMAFELVNQVPEFQSMPIRIMYGPGDKCTHRFEELLKKDPSPIAAVESEFTALITFTTGSTGKPKGANRTHRFLSAQHHALSHVIPYTEVDKDMPAFPIFSLNNLASGVTTVLPALDLAAPSERDSAILACQILNENINCTTLSPSMLVGLARYCKEKNIILKGLRRVVTGGAPISKDDVKAFYDIAPQTELWILYGSTEAEPMAHIEGRDMLKESKITDPEIIEEGVNVGHISEDIDFKFIRIKDGPVDLKDSPWQKIEVPNGEIGEFICTGDHVCRDYYNNPDAFKTTKILDEKDRVWHRTGDLAYIDSDKNLWIVGRVNNAIERAGKYYFPVRSEVLLKRFDFTYRCAFLGVPDSSLGQATYAVVELKQEIDSKSFDFEAAKKEIRRVFEKNKIPVDQIKFVKKIPMDPRHHSKVEYKVLRDQLNDPEVIIG